The following DNA comes from Castor canadensis chromosome 15, mCasCan1.hap1v2, whole genome shotgun sequence.
TACCATCTATTGTTCTATTCCTAAAGAGGTACTCACAGTAGGTTGCATGTGTAGTGAGTCACGTGTCAGACCTAAAGGAGGAAGGTGTTCTAAAGACCTCAAAATGACCCTCCAAAGGTATCAGGGAGAGGATcaattttctttatactttcatCTTtctatccatctgtccatcaTCCTTGTCATATCCAGAGCAGGTGTCCTACGTTTTTAATAAAGAGgacctaatttttattttccccaaacCTAGAGATTCAACAGAAAGACTGCAGGCAGTACTGGATGACTAAAAAAGGGATTTACAGCTGTTGTCTCTTTCCCGCCTAACTGAGAATCGCCAAATTGTAGAAACAGGGTAGGGCACATGATATCCAGAGTGGCTCTATCCAGAGGACTTCCTTTGACTCCAAAAACAGCTTAGCAGATGCAATTTAGCATGGACATGACCTATATCCCCTCAGCATCCTTGGCAGCTAGTTCTTTTCTGTCACCTAAAAACACCATCCCTTCACCCTCCTGCCTTGTGTAGGGCAACTGAGATCCTGTCTTTGGTGTTGATGCagcttgtctttcttttctgacACTGTAAGTTGAATTTAGAATATTCTGCTTATTAAAAGCATTACTGACCTTCCAATGGCCTCCAAAAGATGCCAATAGTGTAACTTTGTCTCAAGTTGTTTATTGTGGCCCCCACTCCCAACATTGACATGGCTGAGTTGCAAGGGGACGGACATCTTCCAAGGACAGCTCTCATCCCAGGGGTTCTCCTTAGGGCCTACTGAGGTTCTGagaggttcaatccccagggctGAAAGATCAGAAGTATATAATGTGGCCACtagaaaatttccccaaatgtcaTCGTTTTATCATTCAATGACATTGTGGATAGAATGCCTTGCACTTGTGCTTACATCCTAGAAGTTTCaatctgtttaaatattttccttatttctacaCTTTGGTAGCTAGTAGAATATGGAACTCAGACAAggttttcattaaagaaattgcaaaTCAGTCCTCTTTGACCAAATTTctgctgaatggaagaaaccTTACTAGGATAGAGGGTACCAGAAGACAGCTGCGACAGCTGTAGAAGTGGCTCTGAGCACAGACTTGCTGATGGGGTCCTGCCACCCACCCAACTGTCCTAAGGATTTGTCATCTGTCTGGTGGCTGCATTCAGACTTACTTGTTCAGTACTCCAAAGATGATAGGATGCTGGGAACCTTGAATGGTGGGCTTGTGGAGGCTGTGAATTCTGATTTGATCTGACTATGCAGATACCCCAAGAAAGTTACCTGGCAACCCAGTGGATTCTGGtcgtttgtttcttatttttctgatcatcaaaaatcaactttttttaaatggattttttgaAGTAACGGTAAATCAACTCCCCACCGCATTATCCATTCAAACCCTGTTACCTGATGTGATTTCAAATACACCCTCTCTGTCACCGTTATGTGGGCACCTTACAGTAAGCCTTCAGGGTGGTCAGAACCTGCAAGGGTTCACTATGTCCATGTTCATGGAAAGCTTACCCTGTTACCTTACACGACTCCCCAGTGATAGTTGTGGGAAGAAGATGGCAGTTTTTCTACTTTAAAGTTTCATGAACTGTTGGAAAGGGGGAAAGCTTTAAGTGATATGCCACTGATCAAAATTTTTTTAAGGTTGTATCTGATGTGAGAAGGCAAATACAACCTGCATTTATGTTTTGCGATTGAATTCAACAAGTTAGAATACTTCCTACAATGAATGTGTCTTGGTGTTCTTGTAGCAAGGGCCTTAATCACGTTGTTGCCTGTTACTAAGATGCCTCTGAAACTCCCTCATGTCATGCCATTCCTCAGCTACCAGATCTTCTCAGATTGTCTAtgctggaatattgagaaacactgaaacaaagcAAATATGGCTACCTCCGATAAAAGGCCAGAGAAAAACAATGTGTATGGCCAGCTGCCCAGCTCCAATGGCCTTCctgataatgtccagcacctttCCCCTATTCCCCCTTTGCAGTCATTTTTCTCTAATGCCCACCCCCTTCTAACCTCCCTTTTCCTACTATAGGAtgcttaaaaaccccagcctgtaagagaggCAAGCGCTCGCCCCTCTCAGAGTGTTGCTCTGATGgctgagggtccctctcaggtctcctctccctaataaagacctgctgcttgcaAAGGTTGCAgattctcagtctctctcttgcttcattttcctttcatttggtgccaaaacctgGGAGAGAGTTTTGGGTGGGGGGGGAATGCCTTTCTCAGACCACCGTGATTTTTTGGCAATCCTCATATGGTCAATGGTGCACCCCCACGGGGTGTCCAATCTGGGGTTTATACAGATGCACTGAGGCAAAGAGTTGCCCAGGTTCCCGAGACTAACGCAGCTGGTGCCCAACTCCATCCCCAAACCACCCAACCTCTCTCGAAaactctctcccttctttccctcctcactcTCTTCTATATGACACTATCACTATTATACTTTCTGCTAAGCCTCTCCATCATACTGACAGTTCTTTTGGGCACAGGGTTAGGGACAAGTACCCCTTCTGATTGGATTGCAGCCCAAAAgttgttagtcagttttcttctATCCACCAATCCACCGATTTATGGAATCCCTCATACCCACTAGTGCTACTTCCCCTCTCAACAGCCTCCCTCTATCTCCTTTCactcatatgaaagagaacaagaTGCAGACTGGCTAGAACCCCTCCTCTCTTTCAAATTAATGGGATGTCTCTCCCCTTCCTCAGGCATCTTTTTGTGCGGGTCCCATGCATACACATGTCTACCTAGTAACTGGATGGGGGGCTTGTACCCTGTTTTTTCTGATTCCTTATCTCCTACACTATTAACTCAAAAATCTTTACTGTCCCCCAATGTCAGCTTTATATGCACAAAAAGAGGTACTGACCTCACCCCCCCAGTAGGGGGACTGGACCCCTTAACTGGGATTGGGACTGGATCAACTGGATTAGGGGTGTCAATCAGCCAATTCCAAAAAGTATCCACAGGTTTAAAAGAAAGCCTTAATAACACTGCCTTACAGATTTCTGCAATCCAGGATGAGATCGACTCGTTAGCGGTGGTGGTACTACAAAACAGGACGGGATTAGATCTCCTCACAGCTGAAAAGGGCAGGCTATGCCTCTCAGGGGAGGATTGTTTACCAGTAAATCTGGCATAGTTAGAGACAGTAAAAAAAAGCTTAGAGATAGCTGTTGTGCCCTAACATCCTCACAGTCCACTGATATCCTTTCCTCCTTATACCCATGGCTCATTCTACTGGCAGTTCCTCTCATCCTTGTTTGTCTGGCTTTAATGTTCCTACCATGACTTATTAATATCCAAGGATTTTTACAGAAGTGTATTACTGCCATTTCTCAGGCTACCTAGGGGAGCAATTTAAAGCCATTATGCTTCTATAAACTCTCCAGGCTCGACAACCCCCCACATTGTCCCTGGCCAGCAGGAAGTAGAGAGAAGACTGGTGacatcccttttctctctctctctctctctgtctctctctctcacacacatacacacacgtatatatgtgtatatatataatcaaaaGTCTGGAATGCTGGAATATTGCTACCTCCGATAAAAGGCCAGAGAAAAAGTGTGTATGGCTGGCTGCCCAGTTCCAACGACCTTCCTAATAATGTCCAGAACCTTCCCCCATTCCCCCTTTGCAGTCATTTTTTCTCtaacctccctcttcccactatAGGATGCTTAAACaaccccagcctgtaagagaggCAAGTGCTCGCCCCTCTCAGAGTGTTGCTCTGATGGCTGAGGGTCCATGTCAGGTCTCCTccccctaataaagacctgctgcttgcaAAGGTTGCAGATTCTTTCTCCGTCTCTTGCTTCTTCATTCTCCTTTCAGTCTATCCTCCCTGATTGTAATCAAGTGGTCATTATGCATGTTGATAACCTCTAGCTTTAATAGCTACAAAACTGAAAATTGACTTTAACATTACATCCTGAGTTTCACTCTCCTAATTCCTACCATATTTTGTTCAATTTTAGGTGGAACATTTGTAGTTTGTCTTATTTTAGGATATCTGGAATTTACAGCACACCTTGTATCTGAGAGGTAGAACTACACTTGTATTTAACTGTATTACATTGTTCTAGAGGAAGTAGACAAAAATCCTTAAATTCTCAGTACAACAGATTCATAGGCTATCTGGAcacaggaaagaagggaagaaggctTGCTTTGTTACCAAACTTCTCTCCCATGCTGGCTCAATTTGAGATTCCTATTTTAATATCAGTGAAAGTGAAATATTTTCCAAGTCTTTACTAAAACAGCAGGAATGCCATTAATTAGAAACACTAAAGCAGAATCCTTACATCGCTGTTAAGATTAAACCCTGACATTTAAAAAGCACTTAGtgatataaaaattattcaaatggtGAATGAGGACCACAAGGTAAAATGCACATGGCTTGTTTATTTGTGTAGATATCCTtctaaaaagactttaaaagagaCACTGGTGAGTACAACACTACTCGCTCACCAAGGCAGCTTTATTCCAGAAGTTCTCAGTCCTCCTcgacctcctcctcctcctcgtcgtCCTCCAAGTCTCCCTGCTCGTCCGCGGTGGCATCTTGGTACTGCTGGTACTCGGACACCAGGTCGTTCATGTTGCTCTCGGCCTCCGTGAACTCCATCTCGTCCATGCCCTCGCCCGTGTACCAGTGCAGGAAGGCCTTGCGCCGGAACATGGCCGAGAACTGCTCCGAGATGCGCTTGAACGGCTCCTGGATGGCCGTGTTGTTCCCTATGAAGGTGGCTGACATCTTGAGGCCCCGCGGCGGGATGTCACACACGGCGGTTTTCACGTTGTGAGGAATCCAGTCCGCGAAGTAGCTGCTGTTCTTGTTCTGCACGTTGAGTATCTGGTCGTCCACCTCCTTCATGGACATGCGGCCTCGGTAGATGGCGGCCACCGTCAGGTAGCGGCCATGGCGAGGGTCGCAGGCCACCATCATGTTCTTGGGGTCGAACATCTGCTGCGTGAGCTCGGACACCGAGATGGCGCGGTACTGCTGGCTGCCGCGGCTGGTCAGGGGAGCGAAGCTGGGCATGAAGAAGTGCAGGCGCGGGAAGGGCACCATGTTCACCGCCAGCTTGCGCAGGTCTGCGTTCAGCTGGCCGGGGAAGCGCAGGCAGGTGGTGACCCCGCTCATGGTGACCGACACCAGGTGGTTGAGGTCGCCATAGGTGGGCGTGGTGAGCTTCAGGGTGCGGAAGCAGATGTCGTACAGGGCTTCGTTGTCGAAGCAGAAGGTCTCATCCGTGTTTTCCACCAGCTGGTGGATGGAGAGGGTGGCGTTGTAGGGCTCCACCACGGTGTCCGAGACCTTGGGCGAGGGCATGACGCTGAAGGTGTTCATGATGCGGTCTGGATACTCCTCACGCACCTTGTTGATGAGCAGGGTGCCCATGCCGGACCCGGTGCCACCCCCCAGCGAGTGGGTCAGCTGGAAACCCTGGAGACAGTCACAGCTTTCGGTCTCCTTCCTCACCACGTCCACGATGCAGTCCATCAGCTCAGCCCCCTCTGTGTAGTGGCCCTTTGCCCAGTTGTTTCCCGCACCACTCTGGCCTGCCAGAAGGAAATAGAGTGTTACATACAGACTCTTGAGGAATTCCTGCTTGTGTCATTTGGATCCTGGGTAACATAGGACTCTTCTTTTTAGATACATTGAAAATGTCTTTCTATAAAGTGCGTCGGTGACCATCAACCCC
Coding sequences within:
- the LOC109697895 gene encoding tubulin beta-1 chain-like isoform X2 encodes the protein MCTAWKPIASPCKAASIMREIVYIQAGQCGNQIGAKFWEIISDEHGIDASGSYRGDSCLQLERINVYYNEAAGNKYVPRAILVDLEPGTTDSVRSGPFGQIFRPDNFVFGQSGAGNNWAKGHYTEGAELMDCIVDVVRKETESCDCLQGFQLTHSLGGGTGSGMGTLLINKVREEYPDRIMNTFSVMPSPKVSDTVVEPYNATLSIHQLVENTDETFCFDNEALYDICFRTLKLTTPTYGDLNHLVSVTMSGVTTCLRFPGQLNADLRKLAVNMVPFPRLHFFMPSFAPLTSRGSQQYRAISVSELTQQMFDPKNMMVACDPRHGRYLTVAAIYRGRMSMKEVDDQILNVQNKNSSYFADWIPHNVKTAVCDIPPRGLKMSATFIGNNTAIQEPFKRISEQFSAMFRRKAFLHWYTGEGMDEMEFTEAESNMNDLVSEYQQYQDATADEQGDLEDDEEEEEVEED
- the LOC109697895 gene encoding tubulin beta-1 chain-like isoform X3 gives rise to the protein MCTAWKPIASPCKAASIMREIVYIQAGQCGNQIGAKFWEIISDEHGIDASGSYRGDSCLQLERINVYYNEAAGQSGAGNNWAKGHYTEGAELMDCIVDVVRKETESCDCLQGFQLTHSLGGGTGSGMGTLLINKVREEYPDRIMNTFSVMPSPKVSDTVVEPYNATLSIHQLVENTDETFCFDNEALYDICFRTLKLTTPTYGDLNHLVSVTMSGVTTCLRFPGQLNADLRKLAVNMVPFPRLHFFMPSFAPLTSRGSQQYRAISVSELTQQMFDPKNMMVACDPRHGRYLTVAAIYRGRMSMKEVDDQILNVQNKNSSYFADWIPHNVKTAVCDIPPRGLKMSATFIGNNTAIQEPFKRISEQFSAMFRRKAFLHWYTGEGMDEMEFTEAESNMNDLVSEYQQYQDATADEQGDLEDDEEEEEVEED
- the LOC109697895 gene encoding tubulin beta-1 chain-like isoform X1, whose amino-acid sequence is MCTAWKPIASPCKAASIMREIVYIQAGQCGNQIGAKFWEIISDEHGIDASGSYRGDSCLQLERINVYYNEAAGESKSALAPIGNKYVPRAILVDLEPGTTDSVRSGPFGQIFRPDNFVFGQSGAGNNWAKGHYTEGAELMDCIVDVVRKETESCDCLQGFQLTHSLGGGTGSGMGTLLINKVREEYPDRIMNTFSVMPSPKVSDTVVEPYNATLSIHQLVENTDETFCFDNEALYDICFRTLKLTTPTYGDLNHLVSVTMSGVTTCLRFPGQLNADLRKLAVNMVPFPRLHFFMPSFAPLTSRGSQQYRAISVSELTQQMFDPKNMMVACDPRHGRYLTVAAIYRGRMSMKEVDDQILNVQNKNSSYFADWIPHNVKTAVCDIPPRGLKMSATFIGNNTAIQEPFKRISEQFSAMFRRKAFLHWYTGEGMDEMEFTEAESNMNDLVSEYQQYQDATADEQGDLEDDEEEEEVEED
- the LOC109697895 gene encoding tubulin beta-2 chain-like isoform X4, with protein sequence MREIVYIQAGQCNKYVPRAILVDLEPGTTDSVRSGPFGQIFRPDNFVFGQSGAGNNWAKGHYTEGAELMDCIVDVVRKETESCDCLQGFQLTHSLGGGTGSGMGTLLINKVREEYPDRIMNTFSVMPSPKVSDTVVEPYNATLSIHQLVENTDETFCFDNEALYDICFRTLKLTTPTYGDLNHLVSVTMSGVTTCLRFPGQLNADLRKLAVNMVPFPRLHFFMPSFAPLTSRGSQQYRAISVSELTQQMFDPKNMMVACDPRHGRYLTVAAIYRGRMSMKEVDDQILNVQNKNSSYFADWIPHNVKTAVCDIPPRGLKMSATFIGNNTAIQEPFKRISEQFSAMFRRKAFLHWYTGEGMDEMEFTEAESNMNDLVSEYQQYQDATADEQGDLEDDEEEEEVEED